The following are encoded in a window of Gemmatimonadota bacterium genomic DNA:
- a CDS encoding Ig-like domain-containing protein: protein MALFSCVVVACGGGGGSNSSGSTGVTTPVDNSVGRVDVAPTAPITLQSGATATLSASAFTRDGRSVSSASFSWVSSNDAVASVNGGVITAKLVGTASITATSGSVSSSAVTVTVTPGAAAQLGVRTQPSGAASAVALTVQPVIEVRDAAGNLVSTASTAVTVAVASGGGTLAGTVTATTVAGVASYTDLVITGLVGARTLQFSAAGLSTATSNSFTLTAGAASKLSIRTQPVAGTAYAVFPTPPVLEIQDAAGNLTASTATVTATIASGGGTLSGASVNSASGVSTFSALTVLGTAGARTLTFSSAGLPAVTSVSFNVAVAPPAIIKLSSDISALSASLGSNPAVATVSVTNTGVFPLTNLRVQSVTYTPASPAGWLATSFATGTDAPASLRLTVTAASLTIGSYSAAVVLAGDGATATKTLTVNLTVTPLVVNSFGTSANRVSILAPGATLSPGLQTTLNGAVSTPDSTVTYISRSTAIATVNSTGRITAVAPGQGWIVASSTQSNSDSVLVIVPRTSGVVLRTDMTKYNYRIGDTITVKVIADTRGATLGAATVTFTWPVYIGSAGTFGSLVFIDAVAGASPMSPLISTDNTLNVIRINANSTAGATGVVELATIRFRIIKSGLNTFYVNGVELLGIDLSDLLTTASLTQYPVLVP, encoded by the coding sequence GTGGCTCTATTCAGCTGTGTTGTGGTCGCCTGCGGTGGAGGCGGCGGCTCCAATAGTAGCGGCTCCACCGGCGTCACCACGCCCGTGGACAACTCCGTCGGCCGCGTTGACGTTGCGCCAACAGCTCCCATCACACTGCAATCCGGCGCCACCGCCACCCTCAGCGCCTCCGCGTTTACGCGTGACGGTCGCTCGGTCAGCTCCGCGTCATTCAGCTGGGTTTCGTCCAATGACGCCGTCGCCAGCGTCAACGGTGGCGTGATCACCGCAAAACTCGTCGGCACGGCAAGCATCACGGCCACCAGCGGGAGCGTGTCGTCCTCCGCCGTCACCGTCACCGTGACGCCGGGAGCGGCGGCGCAGTTGGGGGTGCGCACGCAGCCCAGTGGTGCTGCCTCCGCCGTCGCTCTCACAGTGCAGCCTGTAATTGAAGTGCGGGACGCCGCGGGCAATCTCGTTTCAACCGCCAGCACGGCTGTGACCGTCGCAGTCGCGAGCGGCGGCGGTACACTCGCGGGAACCGTCACGGCAACCACCGTGGCAGGGGTCGCGAGCTATACCGACCTCGTCATCACCGGACTCGTCGGTGCACGCACCCTGCAGTTCAGTGCTGCAGGGCTGAGCACCGCCACGTCGAACAGCTTTACGCTCACCGCCGGCGCGGCATCCAAACTCAGCATCCGCACCCAACCGGTGGCCGGCACGGCCTACGCGGTGTTCCCCACTCCGCCCGTTCTGGAAATTCAAGACGCCGCCGGAAATCTGACTGCCTCAACTGCCACGGTCACCGCCACCATCGCCTCCGGCGGCGGCACACTCTCCGGCGCGAGCGTCAACTCTGCGAGCGGCGTTTCCACCTTTAGCGCACTCACCGTACTCGGCACCGCAGGCGCGCGCACCCTCACCTTCTCGAGCGCTGGGCTGCCCGCCGTCACCAGCGTGAGCTTCAACGTCGCTGTCGCACCGCCCGCCATTATCAAACTGTCCAGCGACATCTCGGCGCTCTCCGCATCACTCGGTTCCAATCCCGCCGTCGCCACGGTGAGCGTCACCAACACGGGAGTCTTTCCGCTTACCAACCTCCGGGTGCAAAGCGTCACGTATACGCCCGCGTCTCCCGCCGGTTGGCTTGCGACGTCGTTCGCCACGGGCACCGACGCGCCGGCCTCGCTGCGCCTCACCGTCACCGCCGCGTCGCTCACCATCGGCAGCTATTCCGCTGCCGTCGTGCTCGCGGGCGATGGTGCCACCGCCACCAAAACGCTGACCGTGAATCTCACCGTCACGCCGCTCGTGGTGAACAGCTTTGGAACATCAGCGAACCGCGTCAGCATCCTCGCGCCCGGTGCCACGTTATCGCCGGGACTGCAAACCACGCTGAATGGCGCCGTCTCTACCCCCGATTCCACCGTTACCTACATCTCACGCAGCACCGCTATCGCCACCGTCAATTCCACGGGGCGCATCACCGCCGTCGCACCTGGCCAAGGGTGGATTGTGGCGTCCAGCACGCAGTCCAACAGCGACTCCGTTTTGGTCATCGTTCCGCGTACGTCGGGCGTCGTACTGCGCACCGACATGACCAAGTACAACTATAGAATAGGCGATACCATCACCGTCAAAGTGATTGCCGACACGCGCGGTGCCACACTCGGCGCTGCCACGGTCACCTTCACCTGGCCAGTGTACATCGGCTCCGCTGGAACATTCGGATCGCTGGTATTTATTGACGCGGTCGCCGGCGCGAGTCCAATGAGCCCGCTGATCAGCACGGACAACACGCTCAACGTCATCCGCATCAATGCCAACTCCACTGCCGGCGCCACGGGCGTAGTGGAACTCGCGACCATCCGTTTTCGCATAATCAAATCCGGGCTGAACACCTTCTACGTTAACGGCGTGGAACTGCTCGGCATCGATCTCAGCGATCTGCTCACGACGGCGTCCCTCACCCAGTATCCGGTGCTCGTGCCATGA
- a CDS encoding dockerin type I domain-containing protein, whose amino-acid sequence MSHSSERPVLSAAMQASVRVTTALFVLVTAATLHAQRATEHEGSDFQRQRQAWYESQRAWPAAEVNWEAILAAKLRVTSRSTGFSALSNALSGSWVPLGPNGFFGVGYWDSGPQLDAGRVDVVALHPTVAGTMLIASPAGGIWGSTSNGMSWTARTDNQCTLQMSTLTYDPVNPNLVYAGAAYSSGAVGCAILRSVDGGSTWSNHNGNLNFTAYNGGFINALYVDAGSAGTTNATTMMFSFSQSGIYRSTNSGSTWSHPLAFGYVTSIIGLAAQPGVVFAGVSDRATTTSTRSGLYRSADNGLTWTQVSTTIDFSSTGRFQLAVSAADPNAVFVIAASKSSTFQSVSRYDDASGAFATVSASGLDLSANGRTHFGTQGTYDLDIKVDPLDAKRIYIAGVRAFRSTDGGVTFAPMATEIHCDWHAIVIDPRNPRQLWAGTDGGIYTSNDGGDSWTSRSSGLAISMYYPGISLHPTDPYVVLGGLQDNGTLLANGTTIFNSIMGGDGGFAAIHPTSPTTLWTTCQWSSGPCIQKRVPSGTGYLYPNVEAGISTSDRAQFIPPLVMDPVNPSKLYFGTMRLYQTVNAGTVWTALTPDLSKGTGSIKTIAVAPSDTLTLYVGTSDGNVQYSHDGGRTFALATGLPNRAVTRVAIDRTNAQRALATFSGSGAAHVYLTVDGGVTWTNISGNLVDMPVNAGVILDDGPLHFFIGADVGVFETTDGGLTWSNTPSGLPNVQVNDIVYNPTTRRIVVATFGRGLFTYNLATATAVLRGDVNRDGVVNAFDALLIQQAVLGISLPSPYTSLPHGDTNCNNTLEAADVLIALRAAVGLTTAGSCAGTIR is encoded by the coding sequence ATGAGCCATTCTTCAGAGCGCCCAGTGCTGAGCGCGGCCATGCAGGCGAGCGTTCGAGTGACGACCGCACTCTTCGTACTCGTGACTGCCGCCACGCTGCACGCACAGCGCGCAACAGAACACGAGGGCTCCGACTTTCAGCGGCAGCGCCAAGCGTGGTACGAGTCGCAGCGTGCGTGGCCAGCCGCGGAGGTGAACTGGGAGGCGATTCTCGCCGCCAAGCTCCGCGTCACCTCACGCTCCACCGGATTCAGCGCGCTCTCCAATGCGCTCAGCGGCAGCTGGGTTCCACTGGGCCCCAATGGCTTTTTCGGCGTCGGCTACTGGGACTCGGGCCCGCAACTCGACGCCGGCCGAGTGGATGTGGTGGCGTTGCATCCCACGGTGGCGGGGACGATGCTCATTGCCTCGCCCGCCGGCGGCATTTGGGGTTCAACATCGAATGGCATGAGTTGGACGGCGCGCACCGACAATCAGTGCACGCTTCAGATGAGCACGCTCACGTACGATCCGGTGAACCCGAATCTCGTGTATGCTGGCGCGGCGTACTCGAGCGGCGCGGTGGGCTGCGCCATTCTGCGTTCCGTGGACGGGGGCAGCACGTGGAGCAACCACAACGGCAACTTGAATTTCACTGCGTATAACGGTGGGTTCATCAACGCGTTGTATGTGGACGCGGGCTCGGCTGGCACCACCAATGCCACGACGATGATGTTCTCATTTAGCCAAAGCGGTATTTATCGGTCCACCAACAGCGGCAGCACGTGGTCTCATCCGCTCGCGTTCGGCTACGTCACATCGATTATCGGACTCGCCGCGCAGCCCGGCGTCGTGTTTGCTGGCGTGTCGGACCGCGCGACCACTACATCCACGCGCAGCGGGCTCTACCGCTCGGCGGACAATGGACTCACGTGGACGCAGGTTTCCACCACCATCGATTTTTCGTCCACCGGCCGTTTTCAACTGGCGGTGTCGGCGGCCGATCCCAACGCGGTGTTTGTGATTGCGGCGAGCAAGAGCTCTACGTTCCAGTCGGTCAGCCGGTATGACGACGCCAGCGGAGCGTTCGCCACGGTGAGTGCCAGCGGTCTCGATCTCTCCGCCAACGGCCGAACGCACTTTGGAACGCAGGGCACCTACGATCTCGACATTAAGGTGGATCCGCTCGACGCCAAGCGAATCTATATCGCTGGCGTGCGCGCGTTCCGGAGCACGGACGGCGGCGTGACCTTTGCTCCGATGGCCACGGAAATTCACTGCGACTGGCACGCGATTGTGATTGATCCGCGCAACCCGCGGCAACTCTGGGCCGGCACCGATGGCGGCATCTACACCTCGAACGACGGCGGCGACAGCTGGACGAGCCGGAGCTCCGGGCTCGCCATCTCCATGTACTACCCCGGCATCTCGCTGCACCCCACCGACCCCTACGTGGTGCTCGGCGGCCTGCAAGACAACGGCACGCTGCTCGCCAACGGCACCACGATCTTCAACTCCATTATGGGTGGCGATGGCGGCTTTGCGGCCATTCATCCCACGTCGCCGACCACGCTCTGGACCACGTGTCAGTGGAGCAGCGGGCCATGTATCCAGAAGCGTGTGCCCTCTGGCACCGGCTATTTGTATCCAAATGTTGAGGCGGGAATTTCTACGTCCGACCGTGCGCAGTTTATTCCGCCGCTGGTCATGGATCCGGTAAATCCCTCCAAGTTGTACTTCGGCACGATGCGTCTGTATCAGACGGTGAATGCCGGCACGGTGTGGACGGCGCTGACCCCAGATCTCAGCAAGGGCACCGGCAGCATCAAGACGATCGCCGTGGCGCCCTCTGACACGCTCACGCTGTACGTGGGTACGAGCGACGGCAATGTGCAGTACTCGCACGACGGTGGCCGCACCTTTGCGTTGGCCACGGGGCTACCCAACCGCGCGGTCACTCGGGTGGCCATTGATCGCACGAACGCGCAGCGCGCTTTGGCGACGTTCAGCGGTAGCGGTGCGGCCCACGTGTATCTCACCGTCGACGGCGGCGTGACCTGGACGAACATCAGCGGGAATCTGGTGGATATGCCGGTGAACGCCGGCGTGATTCTCGACGATGGTCCGCTGCACTTTTTTATTGGCGCCGACGTTGGCGTCTTTGAAACCACCGACGGCGGCCTGACGTGGAGCAACACGCCCTCGGGGCTCCCCAACGTGCAGGTGAACGATATTGTATACAACCCCACCACGCGTCGGATAGTGGTGGCCACCTTTGGTCGCGGCCTTTTCACTTACAATTTGGCTACCGCCACCGCCGTGCTACGCGGCGATGTCAATCGCGATGGTGTGGTGAACGCGTTTGATGCGTTGCTGATTCAGCAGGCGGTGTTGGGGATTTCGCTCCCGTCGCCATACACATCGCTGCCGCATGGCGACACCAACTGCAATAACACACTCGAAGCAGCGGATGTGTTGATTGCGCTGCGCGCGGCCGTTGGGCTCACCACGGCGGGGAGTTGTGCGGGGACTATTCGCTAG
- a CDS encoding anaerobic sulfatase maturase has translation MTKPLTNVLIKPAGPDCNIGCRYCFYLGTSQLFPETPVHRMSDAVLAATVRQLLAQPEESVSFSWQGGEPTLMGLPFFEQAVAYEMQFGRGQRVSNALQTNGIKLDPSWATFLAKYHFLVGLSLDGPEHVHNRYRVNLGGKGTWQTVSDRAQLLLDAGVSVNSLSVVTDYSVQHPEEIYTYLKDAGLAYMQFIPCCDRDANAPNGIAAHSVPADAYGEFLCAIFDLWIADFVEGKPTTSVRFFESLLYAYAGLAPRDCTLLEECGTYLVVEHTGELFSCDFYVNPEHRLGSVLDGSLSAMLNSEAQQAFGLKKKHQPAPCLSCQWRSYCQGGCPKDRVGAGAGAGVSYFCESFKRFFTHADGTFRRLVAEWKATPDPGTQATGDAANA, from the coding sequence ATGACGAAGCCACTCACGAATGTGCTGATCAAGCCCGCGGGCCCCGATTGCAACATCGGGTGCCGGTACTGCTTTTATCTCGGCACGTCGCAGCTGTTTCCGGAGACGCCGGTGCACCGGATGTCGGACGCGGTGCTCGCGGCGACGGTGCGGCAGCTGCTCGCGCAGCCAGAGGAGTCGGTGTCGTTCAGCTGGCAGGGTGGGGAGCCCACGTTGATGGGGCTGCCGTTCTTTGAGCAGGCGGTGGCGTACGAGATGCAGTTTGGTCGCGGGCAGCGGGTGAGCAATGCGCTGCAGACCAATGGCATCAAGCTCGATCCGTCGTGGGCTACATTTTTGGCGAAGTACCACTTTTTGGTGGGGCTCTCACTCGACGGTCCCGAGCATGTGCACAACCGGTACCGGGTGAACCTCGGCGGGAAGGGCACTTGGCAGACGGTGAGTGACCGCGCGCAGCTGTTGCTCGACGCGGGGGTGTCGGTGAACTCGCTGTCGGTGGTCACCGATTATTCGGTGCAGCATCCTGAGGAGATCTACACTTACTTAAAGGATGCTGGCCTCGCGTACATGCAGTTCATACCCTGCTGCGACCGCGATGCGAACGCGCCCAATGGGATAGCGGCGCACTCGGTGCCGGCGGATGCGTACGGTGAGTTTCTCTGCGCGATCTTCGATTTATGGATAGCCGACTTTGTGGAGGGCAAGCCGACGACGTCGGTGCGCTTTTTTGAGTCGTTGCTGTACGCGTATGCGGGATTGGCGCCACGCGATTGCACGCTGCTCGAGGAGTGCGGCACCTATCTCGTGGTGGAGCACACGGGGGAGCTGTTCAGCTGTGACTTCTATGTGAATCCGGAGCATCGCTTGGGGAGTGTGCTCGACGGATCGCTGTCGGCGATGCTGAACAGCGAGGCGCAGCAGGCTTTTGGGCTCAAGAAGAAGCATCAGCCGGCGCCCTGCTTGAGTTGCCAGTGGCGGAGCTATTGTCAGGGCGGGTGCCCCAAGGACCGAGTGGGTGCGGGGGCTGGCGCGGGGGTCAGTTACTTTTGTGAGTCATTCAAGCGGTTCTTTACGCATGCTGATGGAACGTTCAGGCGGTTGGTGGCGGAGTGGAAGGCAACGCCAGACCCCGGAACGCAAGCGACTGGGGATGCCGCCAACGCCTAG